DNA sequence from the Halobacterium sp. DL1 genome:
GACACGGAACGAAGATTTAAGGCGCTCGTCACCCCACTTTTCGGCGTGCAACCAGAGGACTTCGAGACGATAGATTGGCGTTTCGACGAGGAAACGGGCGTCGGGCGGATCATACTCGACCGTCCAGACAAACTCAACGCACTCTCCAAGCAGTGCTGTGACGAGATAATCGAGGGGCTGGAGGCGTTCGAGGGCCTCGACCGGCAGGGTCTCTACGAGGAGGACGACGGCGTCAAGACCCGCATCGTCGTCCTCGAGGGCGCTGGCGACGACGCGTTCTGCGTGGGGTCGGACGTCGACGAGTTCCACGACGTGAAACCGGGCGTGTTCAACTTCAACCCGATGTTCACGCGCGTCGAGGAGTTCCCCGCCCCCGTCGTCGCGAAGATCGACGGCTACTGTCTCGGGGGCGGTCTCGAACTCGCGCTGACCTGTGACTTCCGCATCGCCAGCGAGGACAGCCAGTTCGGATTCCCCGAGATCCAGCTTGGCATCATGCCCGGCGACGGCGGTACCCAGCGCCTCCCGGAGATCGTCGGTCCGAGTCGTACCAAGGAACTCGCCATGACGGCCGAGCACATCGACGCGGCGGAGGCGCTGGACGACGGTATCGTGGACTACGTGCACACGTCGGCGGACCTCGAGACGGAGGTCGTCGAGTTCGCCGAGCGCATCGCCGAGCAGCCCCCGCTCGCCGTGCGAGCGATCAAGGACGCGGTGAACATCTCCCAGGAGACGAACCTCCGCACCGGGCGGTACTACGAGCGCCGCGCGGGCAACTGGCTCACGGCCACCGAGGACCACGAGGAGGGCGTCGAAGCGTTCGAGGAGAAGCGCGATCCCGAGTGGAAGGGGCAGTGAGCGTCCGCAGTCGACTCGCGTAGACGCGCCTCCGTGGTGGTCCGACGCCGAAATCTCCACCCGACTCCCAGGGCAGTTCCCCGGACGGGACGGCGACTGACCCCGGGAAACACTTATCTAATCGCCAGTGAATGACGTTAACGAACTGATGACAGCACCACTGTCAGAGCTTACTAGCCGCGTCGCAGAGCACACCGTAGACTGGGACATGGAGATGGGCATCGACTGGGAGAAGGCGTGCCTCATCGACGGCCTCCTCGCGACAGGGGAACAGCCCGAACGAACGCGGGAGATCGTCGACCGCTGTATCGAGACCCAGACCAGCGAGGGCCAGTTCTCCTACGGTTCGCTGGACCCGCTCCACCTCGACTGGGCGGCGGAGTGGACTATCGGTGAGTACCAGTCCGTCCCCGACCCGGCGGCAATCGGCCACGGCGTCCTCGAACTGTACGACCGGACGGGTGACGACTACTACCTCGACGCCGCACGGAGACAGATCGAGTACCTCCGCGACGTCGAACGCACCAGTGAGGGCGGAATCCCCCAGCAGCGCGGCGAGCTCTCACTCGCCGTCGACGGCCTGTGGATGGTCTGTCCGTTCCTCGCGCGCTACGGCGTGCTCGCGGACGACCCCGACGCCGTCGACGACGCGATCAAACAGTTCGAGGTCCAGCGCAAGCACCTGCAGGACCCCCATACGGGGCTGTTCCGGCACACGTGGATGGAGCAACCGAACTCCTACGTCCAGAGCAGCTTCTGGTCGCGCGGCATCGGGTGGGCGATCTGCGCACTGGTAGACACCATCGAGTTCGTTCCGGACGACCACGAAGGCCATGAGATCATGGCGGAGATGCTCCGAGAGGCCTGTTCGGCGATGGTCGACCTCCAGGACGACACTGGCTTCTGGCACAACATCGTCGACGACCACGAGGAGCCCCTGGAGACGTCCGGCACGCTGATGGCGGCGTACGCGTTCAAACGCGGGCTCGAACTCGGTGTGCTCGAGGGGGAGGAGTACGAGACGGCCGCCGATCGGGCCATGCAGGTCTGTAAGGGTGTCGTGGACGAAGACGGCGAGGTCCGTCGCGTCGCACTGGTTCCCGGCGGTCCCGAGGCCCCCATCGGCGTCACGCTCCACGGGCAGGGGCTGTTCCTCATGGCCGCGAGCTGCTTCGAATGAGTGTTCACACCACTGTAGCCTGATTCCGGAGTCCGCGTCCAGACAGTCCTCGAGAACGCTCCGCTCCTCCTCACGGCAACCCTCGCCCTCAGCCGAGGGCGATCAGTACGACGCCGACCACG
Encoded proteins:
- a CDS encoding crotonase: MQPEDFETIDWRFDEETGVGRIILDRPDKLNALSKQCCDEIIEGLEAFEGLDRQGLYEEDDGVKTRIVVLEGAGDDAFCVGSDVDEFHDVKPGVFNFNPMFTRVEEFPAPVVAKIDGYCLGGGLELALTCDFRIASEDSQFGFPEIQLGIMPGDGGTQRLPEIVGPSRTKELAMTAEHIDAAEALDDGIVDYVHTSADLETEVVEFAERIAEQPPLAVRAIKDAVNISQETNLRTGRYYERRAGNWLTATEDHEEGVEAFEEKRDPEWKGQ
- a CDS encoding glycosyl hydrolase family 88 produces the protein MTAPLSELTSRVAEHTVDWDMEMGIDWEKACLIDGLLATGEQPERTREIVDRCIETQTSEGQFSYGSLDPLHLDWAAEWTIGEYQSVPDPAAIGHGVLELYDRTGDDYYLDAARRQIEYLRDVERTSEGGIPQQRGELSLAVDGLWMVCPFLARYGVLADDPDAVDDAIKQFEVQRKHLQDPHTGLFRHTWMEQPNSYVQSSFWSRGIGWAICALVDTIEFVPDDHEGHEIMAEMLREACSAMVDLQDDTGFWHNIVDDHEEPLETSGTLMAAYAFKRGLELGVLEGEEYETAADRAMQVCKGVVDEDGEVRRVALVPGGPEAPIGVTLHGQGLFLMAASCFE